The following are encoded in a window of Cryobacterium sp. CG_9.6 genomic DNA:
- a CDS encoding transcription antitermination factor NusB yields the protein MNDRAHLPKSRTATTDFVQPARRVAYEVIAAVRESDAYANLLLPTRIQRAALNTADAALATELTYGTLRMQGFYDRVIALAANRSVDAIDPAILDVLRLGTHQLLATRVATHAAVNESVSIAKQVGSRSATGFTNGVLRTISRSSTEEWRERVLEGAAGVDDRLAAEHSHPAWVVRAFRQSLKAEGREEEIEALLEADNVPAKVNMVALPGLATDADATLLGEADVYAPTGYVLAGGDPYHLMTRAKGRIRVQDEGSQLAALALSRARPIETGERWLDLCAGPGGKAALLAAEARTQGAELVANELVHSRATLVRNALAAIPENVEVWELDGTRIAELHPGEFDRILLDAPCTGLGALRRRPEARWRKQPKDVAELAGLQLGLIDAALGALKPGGILAYVTCSPHTAETRSIVASALKQWAGKVTQLDTAAVLQSVSTSPLDLAGDSGSVQLWPHRHGTDAMFISLIERSH from the coding sequence ATGAACGACCGCGCACACCTTCCCAAATCGAGGACGGCAACCACGGACTTCGTGCAACCGGCCCGCCGAGTGGCCTACGAGGTGATTGCGGCCGTGCGCGAATCGGATGCGTACGCCAACCTGCTGCTCCCCACGCGTATTCAGCGCGCGGCTCTGAACACCGCGGATGCCGCCCTCGCCACCGAACTTACCTACGGCACCCTGCGCATGCAGGGCTTCTACGACCGGGTCATCGCCCTGGCCGCGAACCGTTCCGTGGACGCGATCGATCCCGCCATCCTCGACGTGCTGCGCCTCGGCACGCATCAGCTGCTCGCGACACGGGTAGCCACCCACGCTGCGGTGAACGAATCTGTGTCCATCGCCAAGCAGGTGGGTTCACGTTCCGCCACCGGGTTTACGAACGGTGTGTTGCGCACCATTTCACGCTCCAGCACCGAGGAATGGCGCGAGCGCGTTCTCGAGGGCGCCGCCGGTGTCGATGATCGCCTCGCCGCCGAACACTCCCACCCGGCGTGGGTCGTGCGAGCGTTCCGCCAGTCGCTCAAGGCCGAGGGCCGCGAAGAGGAGATTGAGGCGCTGCTCGAGGCCGACAACGTGCCGGCCAAGGTGAACATGGTGGCCCTGCCCGGGTTGGCCACCGACGCCGACGCCACGCTGCTCGGTGAAGCGGATGTCTACGCCCCCACCGGCTATGTGCTCGCCGGAGGCGACCCGTACCACCTGATGACCAGGGCGAAGGGGCGCATTCGCGTTCAGGACGAGGGTTCGCAGCTGGCAGCCCTCGCGCTGTCGCGGGCCCGCCCCATCGAAACCGGAGAGCGCTGGCTCGACCTGTGCGCCGGACCCGGCGGCAAGGCAGCGCTCCTCGCTGCCGAAGCGCGCACTCAGGGCGCCGAACTGGTGGCCAACGAACTCGTGCACTCCCGAGCGACCCTGGTACGAAACGCCCTCGCCGCAATCCCCGAAAACGTGGAGGTGTGGGAGCTGGACGGTACCCGGATCGCCGAGCTGCACCCGGGCGAGTTTGACCGGATTCTGCTCGATGCACCCTGCACCGGGCTCGGCGCGCTGCGCCGTCGGCCCGAGGCTCGCTGGCGCAAACAGCCCAAGGACGTGGCCGAACTGGCCGGACTGCAGCTGGGGTTGATCGACGCGGCACTCGGTGCCCTGAAACCCGGCGGGATCCTGGCCTACGTCACCTGCTCACCGCACACCGCCGAAACCCGCAGCATTGTCGCGTCGGCGCTGAAGCAGTGGGCCGGCAAAGTGACACAGCTCGACACCGCCGCAGTGCTGCAGTCCGTGTCCACCTCGCCCCTCGACCTCGCGGGCGATTCCGGCAGTGTGCAGCTCTGGCCGCACCGTCACGGCACCGACGCTATGTTCATCAGCCTGATCGAGCGGAGCCACTAA
- the rpe gene encoding ribulose-phosphate 3-epimerase: MVTRINPSILAADFANFERELGRIRSADLVHVDIMDNHFVLNLTFGLAMVQRLQQVSPIPLDIHLMIDDPDRWAPDYAEAGAYSVTFHAEAAADAVALARRLRSIGARAGLALKPDTAVEPYLELLPEFDQILVMTVEPGFGGQSFMATTMPKLRALRSAVAQSGLDVWLQVDGGITEKTIEIAAEAGADTFVAGSSVFGAADPAAQIALLRASAARHRHGHE, from the coding sequence ATGGTTACCAGAATCAACCCGAGCATTCTTGCCGCCGACTTCGCGAACTTTGAACGGGAGCTCGGGCGCATCCGCTCGGCCGATCTGGTGCACGTGGACATCATGGACAACCATTTCGTCCTCAACCTCACCTTCGGCCTGGCCATGGTGCAGCGCCTGCAGCAGGTGTCCCCGATTCCGCTCGACATTCACCTCATGATCGATGACCCCGACCGGTGGGCCCCCGACTACGCGGAGGCCGGTGCGTACTCGGTCACCTTTCACGCCGAAGCGGCAGCGGATGCCGTGGCGCTGGCGCGCAGGCTCCGATCCATCGGCGCGCGGGCGGGTCTGGCGTTGAAGCCGGACACCGCGGTGGAGCCCTATCTCGAGCTCCTGCCCGAATTCGACCAGATCCTCGTGATGACGGTGGAACCCGGTTTTGGCGGCCAGAGTTTCATGGCCACCACCATGCCCAAGCTGCGCGCCCTCCGCAGCGCCGTCGCGCAGAGCGGTCTCGACGTGTGGCTTCAGGTGGATGGCGGCATCACCGAAAAGACGATCGAGATTGCCGCTGAGGCCGGTGCTGACACCTTCGTTGCGGGCTCCAGCGTGTTTGGGGCCGCGGATCCGGCGGCCCAGATCGCCCTCCTGCGGGCCAGCGCGGCCCGTCACCGTCACGGGCACGAGTAA
- a CDS encoding phosphoribosyl-ATP diphosphatase produces the protein MKTFDDLFAELSDKALNRPEGSGTVRELDAGVHAIGKKIVEEAAEVWMAAEFQSDEETAAEISQLLYHLQVLLIAKGLSPADVYRHL, from the coding sequence GTGAAGACTTTTGATGACCTTTTTGCTGAACTGAGCGACAAGGCGCTGAACCGCCCCGAAGGCTCCGGTACCGTGCGTGAGCTGGACGCCGGAGTACATGCCATTGGCAAGAAAATTGTCGAAGAAGCTGCCGAAGTGTGGATGGCCGCCGAGTTCCAGAGCGATGAGGAGACGGCAGCCGAGATTTCGCAGCTGCTCTACCACCTGCAGGTTCTGCTGATCGCGAAGGGCCTGTCGCCCGCCGACGTGTACCGACATCTCTGA
- the hisG gene encoding ATP phosphoribosyltransferase, protein MLRIAVPNKGSLSETAAQMLSEAGYRGRRDPRDLVAADPSNDVEFFYLRPRDIATYVGSGALDVGITGRDLLLDSGSSAVEIASLDFGDSTFRFAGPAGRFSSLSDLTGLRVATSYPGLVETFLAGYDVTVTLVPLDGAVESAVQLGVADAVADVVSTGTTLRKAGLEIFGPVILESTAVLISSHTEKPGLDTLLRRLQGVLVARQYVLMDYDIPSALLDAACELAPGIESPTVSSLHDPDWVAVRVMIQRLDMNNVMDSLYALGARAILITTIHNARL, encoded by the coding sequence ATGCTAAGAATTGCTGTGCCCAACAAGGGCTCACTGTCCGAAACCGCCGCCCAGATGCTGTCGGAAGCCGGCTACCGGGGTCGCCGCGACCCCCGAGACCTGGTTGCCGCCGACCCGAGTAACGATGTTGAGTTCTTCTACCTGCGCCCCCGGGACATTGCCACCTACGTGGGTTCCGGCGCGCTGGATGTGGGAATCACCGGTCGTGATCTGCTTCTGGACTCCGGCTCGAGCGCCGTCGAAATCGCCAGCCTCGACTTCGGAGACTCCACGTTCCGCTTTGCCGGCCCCGCTGGTCGGTTCAGTTCCCTCTCCGATCTCACCGGTCTGCGCGTGGCCACGAGCTATCCCGGCCTGGTCGAAACCTTCCTCGCCGGCTACGACGTGACGGTCACTCTTGTCCCGCTCGACGGTGCCGTCGAGTCCGCCGTGCAGCTCGGGGTAGCGGATGCCGTCGCCGACGTCGTGTCCACCGGCACGACACTGCGCAAGGCCGGCCTCGAAATTTTCGGCCCGGTCATCTTGGAATCCACCGCGGTGCTGATCAGTTCCCACACGGAGAAGCCGGGCCTGGACACCCTGCTGCGTCGTCTGCAGGGAGTGCTCGTCGCCCGCCAGTACGTGCTCATGGACTACGACATTCCCTCCGCCCTGCTCGATGCGGCCTGTGAGCTGGCGCCCGGGATAGAGTCGCCCACGGTGTCCTCGCTGCACGACCCCGACTGGGTAGCCGTTCGAGTGATGATCCAACGACTGGACATGAACAATGTGATGGATTCGCTCTACGCTCTCGGAGCCCGGGCTATTCTCATCACAACGATCCACAACGCCCGTCTGTAG
- the hisF gene encoding imidazole glycerol phosphate synthase subunit HisF, which translates to MSLSVRVIPCLDVANGRVVKGVNFKNLRDAGDPVELAKLYYEQGADELTFLDVTATVDNRATTYDVVRATAEQVFIPLTVGGGIRSVEDVSRLQASGADKVGINSAAIARPALITEIANRFGAQVIVLSLDVKRSTRTESGFIVTTHGGRTETDIDAVAWARQAIELGAGELLINSIDADGTKSGFDTELISLMRANSRVPVIASGGAGRVQDFPPAVRAGADAVLAASVFHDEILTIGDVKRELADAGMLVR; encoded by the coding sequence ATGAGCCTCTCGGTGAGAGTCATTCCCTGTCTTGACGTGGCCAACGGGCGCGTCGTGAAGGGTGTCAACTTCAAAAACCTGCGTGACGCCGGTGACCCGGTGGAGCTGGCCAAGCTCTACTACGAGCAGGGCGCCGACGAACTCACGTTCCTCGATGTCACGGCAACGGTCGACAATCGGGCCACCACGTACGACGTCGTGCGCGCCACGGCGGAGCAGGTCTTCATTCCCCTCACGGTTGGCGGGGGTATCCGCAGCGTGGAGGATGTGTCGCGGCTGCAGGCCAGTGGCGCGGACAAGGTGGGAATCAACAGCGCGGCCATTGCTCGGCCCGCGCTCATCACCGAGATCGCCAACCGCTTCGGTGCGCAGGTCATCGTGCTCTCCCTCGATGTAAAGCGCAGCACTCGCACCGAATCCGGCTTTATTGTCACCACGCACGGTGGGCGCACCGAAACCGACATCGACGCCGTTGCCTGGGCACGTCAGGCCATTGAGCTGGGTGCGGGGGAGCTCCTGATCAACTCGATCGATGCCGACGGCACGAAGAGCGGATTTGATACCGAGCTCATCAGCCTGATGCGCGCCAACAGCCGGGTGCCGGTCATCGCCTCCGGTGGTGCCGGGCGGGTACAGGACTTTCCGCCCGCGGTGCGCGCGGGCGCGGACGCCGTGCTGGCGGCATCCGTCTTTCACGACGAGATCCTTACAATAGGCGACGTCAAGCGCGAGCTGGCGGATGCCGGAATGCTGGTGCGCTGA
- the hisI gene encoding phosphoribosyl-AMP cyclohydrolase — translation MTNERRFDAAVYNSDGLLPAVIQQWDTLEVLMLGWMDKEALRRTITEGRVTFWSRSRQEYWRKGDTSGHAQYVRAAALDCDNDTLLVQVDQVGGACHTGTHTCFDGRDLDVVTMDRPAQ, via the coding sequence ATGACAAACGAACGTCGATTTGATGCCGCGGTGTACAACTCCGACGGCCTGCTTCCCGCGGTGATTCAGCAGTGGGACACGCTCGAGGTGCTCATGCTCGGCTGGATGGACAAGGAAGCGCTGCGCCGCACGATCACCGAGGGCCGCGTAACCTTCTGGTCACGGAGCCGGCAGGAATACTGGCGCAAGGGTGACACCTCCGGCCACGCTCAGTATGTGCGGGCCGCGGCACTGGACTGCGACAACGACACGCTGCTCGTGCAGGTTGATCAGGTGGGTGGGGCGTGTCACACCGGAACGCACACGTGCTTCGATGGCCGCGACCTCGACGTCGTCACGATGGATCGGCCGGCACAGTGA
- a CDS encoding anthranilate synthase component I, translated as MTAGTTTRAQFTGLLTEHRVIPVIRELFADGETPVGIYRKLAGGTPGSFLLESAEQGGIWSRFSFVGVSSFGVITQEGDETRWIDYGVSEERAFGTTAARGPLAALAHLFERWQTPRLPEHPPLTGGLVGFIGWEAIRQIENLPHQPPADYDVPGQSFSFVADLVAIDHKYGTVQLIANVLNDGTDTADDLFAQAQSRLDSLQARLAAPSAAWLAEVDLTTPAVPDNRTTRDDFLASVETAKEHIVAGDVFQVVISQRFDQECTAHPIDVYRVLRSLNPSPYMYLLSLESPTGEAYWIVGSSPEALVKVQNDRVFTHPIAGSKPRGNTPEADADFAAELAADAKEGAEHLMLVDLARNDLLKVCAAGSVEVTEFKRIERFSHIMHIVSSVEGNLLPGKTAIDVFRATFPAGTLSGAPKPRALQIIDSLEPAQRGVYGGVVGYFGFAGDADLAIAIRTATIKDGIARVQAGGGLVLDSDPASEYQESQNKAAAPLRAVAIANAMRRVH; from the coding sequence GTGACCGCCGGGACCACCACGCGTGCACAGTTCACCGGTCTCCTGACGGAACATCGGGTGATCCCGGTCATTCGGGAGCTCTTCGCTGACGGTGAAACCCCGGTCGGCATCTACCGCAAACTCGCGGGCGGAACGCCCGGGAGCTTTCTCCTCGAATCCGCCGAGCAGGGCGGGATCTGGTCTCGCTTCTCCTTCGTGGGGGTGTCGTCGTTTGGTGTCATCACACAAGAGGGTGATGAGACCCGGTGGATTGATTACGGCGTGTCTGAAGAACGTGCGTTCGGCACCACCGCTGCCAGGGGACCACTGGCCGCGCTGGCTCATCTTTTTGAGCGGTGGCAGACCCCGCGGCTGCCCGAACACCCGCCCCTCACCGGTGGCCTCGTGGGGTTCATCGGCTGGGAAGCGATTCGACAGATCGAGAACCTTCCGCACCAGCCACCGGCAGATTACGACGTGCCGGGCCAGTCGTTCAGCTTCGTCGCTGATCTTGTGGCCATTGATCACAAGTACGGCACCGTGCAGCTCATCGCCAACGTACTCAATGACGGTACCGACACGGCAGATGACCTGTTTGCGCAGGCACAGTCGCGACTGGATTCCCTTCAGGCGCGCCTCGCCGCTCCCAGTGCGGCCTGGCTCGCCGAGGTCGATCTGACCACACCCGCTGTCCCTGACAATCGCACGACCCGCGACGACTTCCTGGCCTCCGTGGAGACCGCCAAGGAACACATTGTGGCCGGGGACGTTTTTCAGGTTGTCATCTCGCAACGATTCGACCAGGAGTGCACCGCGCACCCGATTGATGTGTACCGCGTGCTTCGAAGCCTCAACCCCAGCCCGTACATGTATCTGCTCAGTCTGGAATCACCCACGGGCGAGGCCTACTGGATCGTGGGTTCCTCACCGGAAGCACTGGTGAAGGTGCAGAACGACCGCGTGTTCACGCACCCGATCGCCGGATCGAAGCCGCGGGGGAACACGCCCGAGGCCGACGCAGATTTCGCTGCTGAACTCGCCGCCGACGCAAAAGAGGGAGCCGAGCACCTGATGCTCGTTGACCTGGCGCGAAATGATCTGCTGAAGGTGTGCGCGGCCGGTTCCGTCGAGGTGACGGAGTTCAAACGGATCGAGCGTTTCAGCCACATCATGCACATCGTCTCGTCGGTTGAAGGCAACCTCCTGCCGGGCAAGACGGCGATTGACGTGTTCCGCGCCACGTTCCCGGCGGGGACCCTCTCCGGGGCACCCAAGCCGCGTGCCCTGCAGATCATTGATTCCCTCGAGCCCGCTCAACGCGGAGTGTATGGGGGAGTCGTGGGCTACTTTGGTTTCGCCGGTGACGCCGATCTCGCGATTGCGATTCGCACGGCCACCATCAAGGACGGCATCGCTCGCGTGCAGGCCGGTGGAGGACTCGTTCTCGACTCGGACCCAGCCTCCGAATATCAGGAATCGCAAAACAAGGCGGCCGCTCCGCTGCGAGCAGTGGCCATCGCCAACGCGATGCGGCGGGTGCACTAG
- a CDS encoding Trp biosynthesis-associated membrane protein, producing the protein MAGILARTTPRKLKLNFILVVLAASGLALLAWTQVWVYSVVAGSGADPLTLAVDGSEASPAVTALALAGFALAGALTIAGRVIRVVLGALEILLGVSVFLAAYLVLDNPALASAPAVTKATGVAGTESILAAVTSASVTPWPWVALAASVLMGATGLGIVLTASRWPGPTTKYQTTRLVAAAGTSAAAPASSGEPDAVVDWDDLSRGQDPTA; encoded by the coding sequence ATGGCCGGGATTCTCGCACGCACGACGCCTCGCAAACTGAAATTGAACTTCATCCTGGTTGTTCTGGCTGCTAGCGGTCTCGCGCTTCTCGCGTGGACCCAGGTATGGGTGTATTCCGTCGTTGCCGGAAGCGGCGCGGATCCTCTCACTCTGGCCGTTGATGGGTCCGAGGCATCACCGGCGGTGACCGCCCTCGCGCTAGCCGGATTCGCCCTGGCCGGCGCGCTGACCATCGCTGGCCGGGTGATTCGAGTGGTACTCGGTGCTCTGGAGATTCTCCTGGGCGTGTCGGTCTTTCTGGCCGCCTACCTCGTTCTGGACAATCCCGCCCTCGCCAGCGCTCCCGCGGTCACGAAAGCCACCGGCGTCGCCGGAACAGAATCGATTCTGGCAGCGGTCACCAGCGCCTCGGTGACACCCTGGCCGTGGGTGGCGCTGGCGGCATCCGTTCTCATGGGTGCCACCGGTCTCGGCATTGTTCTCACGGCTTCGCGCTGGCCCGGACCCACAACGAAATACCAGACGACTCGTCTGGTCGCGGCGGCCGGCACATCGGCTGCGGCGCCTGCATCGTCTGGTGAGCCGGACGCGGTCGTGGACTGGGATGACCTCAGCCGAGGCCAGGACCCCACCGCCTAG
- a CDS encoding DUF6704 family protein, protein MSIDVSDPGHGHSPAAWTSVVIMLLAFTIGTTAFFFAVPWLVWASVVLLVVGLIVGWIMTKAGYGVGDLTAAPHGH, encoded by the coding sequence ATGAGCATCGACGTTTCAGACCCGGGCCACGGCCACTCACCGGCCGCTTGGACTTCAGTTGTCATCATGTTGTTGGCGTTCACGATCGGCACGACCGCATTCTTCTTCGCTGTGCCGTGGCTCGTGTGGGCTTCCGTGGTTCTTCTTGTCGTCGGCCTCATCGTGGGCTGGATCATGACCAAGGCCGGTTACGGCGTCGGTGACCTGACCGCAGCACCGCACGGTCACTGA
- the trpC gene encoding indole-3-glycerol phosphate synthase TrpC — protein sequence MLSGLLAGAIADAEERRLARPFASVEAAALARPSALDAMAALAPADRVKIIAEIKRASPSRGSLADIVDPAALAVSYEAGGASAISVLTEGRRFLGTLADLDQVRAAATIPVLRKDFIGTPYQVLEARAAGADLVLLIVAALDQTTLLSLHELIRELGMTALVETHSGDEVGRALDIGASLVGVNARDLSDFSLDQDLFGSLADRIPSGVVRVAESAVKTAADVAHYRAAGADVVLVGEALVTSDPIRTLSEFLAV from the coding sequence GTGCTCTCCGGACTCCTGGCCGGCGCAATCGCCGATGCCGAAGAACGCCGTCTCGCTCGCCCTTTTGCCTCTGTTGAAGCAGCTGCGCTAGCGCGCCCGAGTGCTCTTGATGCGATGGCGGCGCTTGCTCCCGCTGATCGTGTCAAAATCATTGCCGAAATCAAGCGTGCAAGTCCCTCCCGCGGATCACTCGCCGACATCGTTGACCCCGCAGCACTGGCAGTGTCCTATGAGGCCGGGGGTGCGAGCGCGATCAGTGTCCTCACCGAGGGCCGACGTTTCCTCGGAACACTCGCCGACCTTGATCAGGTACGCGCCGCCGCGACCATCCCCGTTCTCCGCAAGGACTTCATTGGCACGCCGTACCAGGTTCTCGAGGCTCGTGCCGCGGGAGCCGATTTGGTGCTGCTCATTGTGGCTGCACTCGATCAGACAACGCTGCTCTCCCTGCACGAACTCATTCGCGAACTCGGCATGACAGCGCTGGTCGAAACGCACAGTGGCGATGAGGTGGGACGCGCCCTCGATATCGGCGCCAGCCTCGTGGGCGTGAATGCTCGAGATCTGTCCGACTTCTCGCTCGACCAAGACCTGTTTGGTTCCCTAGCCGACCGCATTCCCTCCGGAGTGGTTCGCGTTGCCGAGTCGGCCGTCAAGACGGCCGCTGACGTCGCTCACTACCGTGCAGCCGGCGCCGATGTTGTGCTTGTCGGTGAAGCGCTCGTGACCAGCGACCCCATTCGTACCCTTTCTGAATTTTTGGCGGTATAA